CGCCTTGCTCGGATGCTCCTCATGCCGTTCGCCGGTCAGCGAGAACACTCCCCAGGTATTAGCCTTGCGGCAGGCCTCGGCGAAGATCTCGGTCTCCTCGCCCGGCACCGTGGCCGCCGTCACCATCATTTCCGCCGGGTCGTACATGATCCCCATGGTGCTGTACTCGGGGAAGATCACCAGGTCCATGCCCGGCAGACCGGTCTTCATGCCGACGATCATCTCGCCAATGGCGCGCGCGTTGGCGAGCACCTCGGCCTTGGTGTGGAGCCGTGGCATTTTATAGTTCACCACCGCGACGCCGACTGTATCCCTGCTGCTGGAAATATCACCATGCCTCATAGCTTGCCGCTCCTCATGTCTCTGACTTGCATTGAACTGATCAACAGACGCAATCCTGCAGATTAGCCGCGCATCCTGCGTGTCGACCGGCCAGCAAGCCGGCGCGCGCCATGACGGTACATCCATCCATCAAGGCGGGTGAAGCCGCCACGTCCTTGTGGCGAACAGTCCACCTCACGACCAGAGCAGGATGCATGCCAAGGCGGGAATCAACGAAAAGTCAGTGAGTTGCTAAAGTTGTCCCGGTACCGTTGTGCCCGGTGCGCACCACGCCGAAACACGTGTTGCACCTCGAGTGCGCAGCGGGGTGACCCGAGGCCCGTTCCCGGCCGCAGCTGGTGGATTGTCTGCAGCGTCACGGGAAAGGGACCACCGGTCAGCTCATCGGTACTGCCTCCAGGTCTTCATGAACATCCCACCTGAAGCGTGGCGTACAGATGGCGAGGAATACCAGATACTCTGCGCCGTACTGGTGATCCGCCGGGGACACAGCGGAGGGATGATGACTACGTCCACCGGATGCAGGTCCAATGCGCCCTGAACCGGCGATAATCACATACCGCTCTCGGGTCCCGGCCGCCCCGCCCCCGGGGGCGCCCCCCCCGGGACCCCCGGCCGCGCGCGGGAAACCCCGCCCCCCCCCGGGCCCCCCCGAAGCCGGGGGAGGGCGCCCCCCCCCGCCCCCAAGGTACCCCCCCCCCCCCACCCCTGGGACACAACCCCCCCCCGCCCCGCGCCCCCCCCCCCCCGCCGGCGGAGGGCCCCCCCCCGGCGGATGGATGGCGCGCAACATGCATCACGCGGCCACTATATCTGCCGGTACTTATGCGTGATTTCCGGGAAACGAAAGCAATCCGTCGTGTGGTCATTCACCAGGCCGCAGGCCTGCATGTGCGCGTACATGACGGTACTGCCGGTGAACCTGAAGCCGCGGCGCATGAGGTCCCGGCTGAGGGCATTCGACTCCGGCGTCGTTGCGGGAATCTGTTTGAGATTCCGCCGTCGATTCACGATGGTCCTGCCGTGGACGAAACCCCATATGTATTCGTCGAAGCTGCCGTACTCCTCCTGCACGGCAAGGAAGGCGCGCGCGTTGGTGACGGCGGACTCCACCTTCAGACGGTTGCGGATGATGCCGTCGAACTGCAGCAGCCGTTCGACCCTGGCCGGGGAGTAGCGCGCGACAATGTGTGGATCGAATCCGGAAAACGCCTTGCGGTAGCCGGGGCGCCGCTTGAGAATGGTGGCCCAGCTCAACCCGGCCTGCGCGCCCTCGAGGAGGAGGAATTCGAAATGCACGCGGTCGTCGTGCACCGGGACGCCCCATTCTTCGTCATGATATTTCTCATAGGCCGGAAAGGTATCCCGTGCCCACTGGCAGCGATTGAGTTTCATAAGAGCGGTGAAGTCGTGCGGCCCCCGGCGATGACGGAACCCGTGGCGGACCTATGGTAGCATCCGCACCGGTCGCCATGCAGGCGAGGGTTCGCACACGGCGCCCGCCCCACAAACAGGACGGGGCCGGCATGTACATGCCGGCCCCTGTGCAGCATGGGCGCCGGCTTCAGTCGCGCAGGGCGCTGAAGACGTACGTCGTGGCCTGCTGGGAGGCGTGACAGTCATAGCAGGACTTCCCGCCGTCCTGCGTCAGGCGCTTGGTGCGACTGTCACCGGCAAACCCCTCGAAACCCCACCCGCCAGTATCGGCAAACCGTTTGGCATCCCGCTCCATCACCCCGACCAGCTTCCGTGCACCCTCCTGCAGGCTGCCGCCGCCCTCGCTGTAATCCAGCAGATCGAACACCAGCACGGCGCCGTCCTGGTAACGGCCGTCGCGCAGACCCCTGATACCCTTGTCGTTGGCGTAGACATGATGAATGCCCAGAAACGGGTTCTCCAGGGCGTGCCCGGGCAATATCACCATGGATTTGACATGCTGCCATGCCCGGTACCCCTCCGGATAGCCGACACTGCCCGACCCGGTTGCGTACCCCGCCGCCGCAAGCCCCAGAACCAGCGCCCCAACCGTTGCCACCCTACGCAGCTTCATGACCGACCCTCCTATTTGGTTTCGAGTCGATACTTTATGGAGGTGCACCGGTATTTGTCAAGACCGTATCGTGCCGATACCATAGTCATATGGATCGATCGGTACTGCTCGAGTACATCGAACGCATAGGAGGCCTGTTGCGCGCCGAACAGCGCGCCGACGCCGGTGCCTTTGGCCTGCAGCCGGTGCACATCGACGCGCTGCGCTACCTGGAACGCTGCAACCGCTACAGCAACACCCCGGCGGCGCTCGCGGCGTACCTCGGCTCGACCAAAGGTACCGTGTCACAGACCCTGAAACTGCTCGAGCAAGCCGGCTATCTCAGCAAGACCGGAGACCCTTCCGACGGCCGCGTGGTGCACCTCGCGCTTAGCGCCAAGGGTCGGAAAATTCTACAAAAACTCGCAATTCCTGCACGCTGGAGCCACACCCTCGAGCGCGTGGAGGAGGGGCGATGCGAGGAGGCGACACGCACCCTCAGGACCCTGTTGCAGCACGCCCAGCTATCCAACGGATACCGCACCTTTGGAGCGTGCCACAGCTGCCGCCATCTCATCGGCGCGGAAGGAAGCGGATACCGCTGCGGACTGACCGGCGAAGCGCTCTCGCCAGCGGATACCGCGCGCATCTGCTACGAGCATGAACCCGCCCCCGCGGCCTGATTCCGGCAGAGTGTTAAACCTGTATTCAGCCTGTATTTAGCTGGAGTTATCAGTCGCTTGTGCCGATAGTCTGGGCATGCCCTACCGCCGCCCAGCACCCGTACGCTGCCTCAGCCCCGGTCGAATCGCGCTGATCTACGCCGCGTTCGCCGCGCTCTGGATCGCCGTTTCCGACAGTCTCCTCGGCATGCTCATCCGGGACCCGGCGCTGTCCCTGCAGATCAGCGCCGGAAAAGGATTCCTTTTCGTTGCAGTCACGGCCGCGCTGCTGCTCCTACTGCTCCGATGCCAGGGGCAGACCGCGGCGGAAATCGCACCTGGCGCCGATAATGCGCAGGACCATGCCCGTCCGTCACGCATGCGCATGCCGCTGGTGTTCGGCGCTCTTGCGATGGTGGTGCCGCTGATCGGACTGGGCATCATCCACCTGCACGGACCGCATATGCAGCAGGCCGCATTCGCGGACCTGCGCGCGATCGCCGGCCTCAAGGCCGGTCAGATGGAGTTCTGGCTGAACGAGCGGCGCGGCGACGCTGAAATGATGGCAAGCAGCCCGGGTTTCATCGACAACGTCGATGCGATGTTGCGCGGGGACCAGGACGCGCGCCAGCACGTGCTCACGCGGATCGAGCGGCTCAGACACATCTTCGGCTATGAGACCGACATCTACGACGACACCGGTCGCAAGGTCTATTCCTCATTCATCCATAACGACCCATCCGGCACCATGCTGGACGCGCACCTGGCAGACGCGCTGCGCAGCGGACAGGTGCAGAACCGCGACATATATCGCGACGCCAGGGGCCATGTTCATCTCGAGTTCATCGTCCCGCTGCTCCTGGACACAGGCGCTGCCGGGCGTGTGGCCATCGGAAACCTCGTGCTGCATGCGCCCGTGGAGCGGTTTCTCTATCCGCTTGTCGATACCTGGCCTACGCCAAGCGCCAGCGCCGAAACCCTGCTGGTCCGCCGGGATGGGGACAAGCTCAGGTTGCTCAGTGAATTTCACCACAACCATGCCATCCAGTCAGACCAGGCCCCGCTTGAGATCGAACTTGCCGGCGTGGACGTCCCGGAACAAACGGCGGAGACGAGGGACTATCGCGGCACAACCGTACTGGCGGCCATCCGGCCGGTCATCGGCACCCCGTGGCATATCCTCGCCAAGATCGACCGCGATGAAGTGATGGCCCCGCTGCGGGACCTGGTGTTCTGGGTCTCCATCGTGGCGTTCTTCGCCATCGCCTGTCTCGCAGCGGCGGTATTCATGCTCTGGCGCCAGCAGGCGCATGCCCACGCCATGGAACTGCGGGCACAGGCGGCGGAGAAGGACAGGGTGTTGCGGCACTTCTATGATCTTTCGCTGATCGGCATGGCGATCACGTCGCCTCTCACCAAGCAGACGCTCCATGTCAACGACGAACTGTGCAGGATCACCGGGTACACGCGCGACGAGATGTTGCGGCTCCCGTGGCCGGAACTTATCCATCCGGAGCGGCGCAGCGTGGACCTCGCCGAGTACGCGCTGCTGCTGAGCGGCGAGATCGCCATATATGCGCGCGACTCCAGGCTCATACGCAAGGATGGCTCGGTCATCGACATCACCGTCAATTCCCAATGCGTTCGCAGGCCCGATGGACAGCCGGAACTCACCATCGCAACGATCCAGGATGTAACCGCACGCAAAAACATGGAACACGCGCTGCGTGAGAGCGAATCCAATCTGAATCACGCGCAGAGAATCGCCCGAATGGGCAGCTGGGCGCTGGATGTCCGTCGCAACGAGCTGATCTGGTCTGCCGAGACACACCGCATCTTCGACATCCCGGTCGGCACGCCCCTGACCTACGAGCTTTTCCTCAATCGCGTGCACCCCGAAGACCGCGACCAGGTGGATCGCGCATGGAAATCAGCATTGCAAGGCGAACCCTATGACATTGAGCACCGGATCATCGCCGCCGACGGGATCAAATGGATCCGGGAGCGCGCCGAGCTGAACTTCGCGGCCGATGGACAGCTGATCGGCGGACTCGGCACTTCGCAGGATATTACCGAGCGCAAGGAAATCGAGCTCAGGCTGCTGAAGAGCGAAGAGATCCGACGGCAATCCCAGCGTATCGCGGCGCTCGGACATTATGTCTTCGACATCGCAGCCGGAACCTGGACCAGCTCCGACACACTGGACGAGATCTTCGGCATCGACGCCTCCTATCCGAAGGAGGTAGAGAACTGGCTGATGCTCATTCATCCGGAAGAGCGCGACGAGATGCAGGATTACCTGCTGGATCATGTGCTGCGTGACAGAAAACCGTTCGACCGCGAGTATCGCATCGTGCGTCACAATGACGGCGCCGTGCGCTGGCTGCACGGTCTGGGGCGTCTGGAGCACGGCGCCGATGGGGCTCCGGTCATGATGCTCGGCACCATCCAGGATGTCACCGAACGCAGGAGGAGCGAGGAACGCATCCGGCTCGCCGCCGCGGTATTCGACAACAGCCGCGAGGGCGTCATGGTCACCGACGCGCAGCAGCGCATCGTGCTGGTGAACCGGGCCTTCTGCGAGCTCAAGGGTTACGACGAGCAGGAACTGCTGGGACAGGCGCCGGACATGCTCCAGTCCGGCCGCCACAGCGACGAATTCTACGCCGCCATGTGGGAGAGCCTCAAAACCACCGGCCACTGGCAGGGTGAGGCCTGGAACCGGCACCGCAGCGGCGAGGTATCTCCAGTCCTGGTGAACATCAGCAGTATCCATGACAACGAGGGCAAGATCACGCACCATGTCGGAGTATTTACCGACATCTCGATACAAAAATCGACGGAGGCCAGGCTCGAGTTCATGGCCCATCACGATTCGCTGACCCAGCTGCCGAATCGGCTGCTGATGCATTCGCGCCTCGAACACAGCGTCGAGGTCGCCCGGCGCGAGAATCGCCGCCTGGCGCTGCTGATGCTGGATCTGGACCAGTTCAAGGACGTCAACGACAGCTTCGGCCACCTCGCCGGGGACGAACTGCTGCAGCACGTCAGCAAGCGGCTGACCGGACGCATGCGCGGGGTGGATACCGTCGCCCGCCTCGGCGGCGACGAGTTCGCCGTTCTGCTCGACAACCCCGCACACCAGGAAGATGCCCTGCGCATCGCCAACGACATCATCGCCCTGCTCAGCGATCCCTGGCATCTCTCCAACGGTGTCGAGGTGCGCATCGGCGTGAGCATCGGCATCAGCCTGTACCCGGAACACGGCCGCAACGCCGACGCCCTTTTACAGCAGGCGGATGCGTCGCTGTATCGTGCCAAGTCGGAAGGACGCGGATGCGCCAGGTTCTTCACGGACGACATGACCGAATCGGCGCGCAACCGGTTGCAGACCGAATCCAAGCTGCGCCGCGCCTTGAAGCAGAACGAGCTTCGGGTTTATTACCAGCCCCAGGTCGACATGGCGAGCGGGATGATTACCGGAGCCGAGGCGCTGTTGCGCTGGCATGACCCGGAACGCGGCATGATCCCGCCGTGCGACTTCATTCCGGTCGCGGAGGAAACCGGACTGATCTCCGAGATCGGGGCCTGGGTGCTGAAGGAAACCTGCCGCCAG
Above is a genomic segment from Gammaproteobacteria bacterium containing:
- a CDS encoding cytochrome P460 family protein translates to MKLRRVATVGALVLGLAAAGYATGSGSVGYPEGYRAWQHVKSMVILPGHALENPFLGIHHVYANDKGIRGLRDGRYQDGAVLVFDLLDYSEGGGSLQEGARKLVGVMERDAKRFADTGGWGFEGFAGDSRTKRLTQDGGKSCYDCHASQQATTYVFSALRD
- a CDS encoding winged helix-turn-helix transcriptional regulator, yielding MDRSVLLEYIERIGGLLRAEQRADAGAFGLQPVHIDALRYLERCNRYSNTPAALAAYLGSTKGTVSQTLKLLEQAGYLSKTGDPSDGRVVHLALSAKGRKILQKLAIPARWSHTLERVEEGRCEEATRTLRTLLQHAQLSNGYRTFGACHSCRHLIGAEGSGYRCGLTGEALSPADTARICYEHEPAPAA
- a CDS encoding DNA-3-methyladenine glycosylase I — protein: MKLNRCQWARDTFPAYEKYHDEEWGVPVHDDRVHFEFLLLEGAQAGLSWATILKRRPGYRKAFSGFDPHIVARYSPARVERLLQFDGIIRNRLKVESAVTNARAFLAVQEEYGSFDEYIWGFVHGRTIVNRRRNLKQIPATTPESNALSRDLMRRGFRFTGSTVMYAHMQACGLVNDHTTDCFRFPEITHKYRQI
- a CDS encoding EAL domain-containing protein encodes the protein MPYRRPAPVRCLSPGRIALIYAAFAALWIAVSDSLLGMLIRDPALSLQISAGKGFLFVAVTAALLLLLLRCQGQTAAEIAPGADNAQDHARPSRMRMPLVFGALAMVVPLIGLGIIHLHGPHMQQAAFADLRAIAGLKAGQMEFWLNERRGDAEMMASSPGFIDNVDAMLRGDQDARQHVLTRIERLRHIFGYETDIYDDTGRKVYSSFIHNDPSGTMLDAHLADALRSGQVQNRDIYRDARGHVHLEFIVPLLLDTGAAGRVAIGNLVLHAPVERFLYPLVDTWPTPSASAETLLVRRDGDKLRLLSEFHHNHAIQSDQAPLEIELAGVDVPEQTAETRDYRGTTVLAAIRPVIGTPWHILAKIDRDEVMAPLRDLVFWVSIVAFFAIACLAAAVFMLWRQQAHAHAMELRAQAAEKDRVLRHFYDLSLIGMAITSPLTKQTLHVNDELCRITGYTRDEMLRLPWPELIHPERRSVDLAEYALLLSGEIAIYARDSRLIRKDGSVIDITVNSQCVRRPDGQPELTIATIQDVTARKNMEHALRESESNLNHAQRIARMGSWALDVRRNELIWSAETHRIFDIPVGTPLTYELFLNRVHPEDRDQVDRAWKSALQGEPYDIEHRIIAADGIKWIRERAELNFAADGQLIGGLGTSQDITERKEIELRLLKSEEIRRQSQRIAALGHYVFDIAAGTWTSSDTLDEIFGIDASYPKEVENWLMLIHPEERDEMQDYLLDHVLRDRKPFDREYRIVRHNDGAVRWLHGLGRLEHGADGAPVMMLGTIQDVTERRRSEERIRLAAAVFDNSREGVMVTDAQQRIVLVNRAFCELKGYDEQELLGQAPDMLQSGRHSDEFYAAMWESLKTTGHWQGEAWNRHRSGEVSPVLVNISSIHDNEGKITHHVGVFTDISIQKSTEARLEFMAHHDSLTQLPNRLLMHSRLEHSVEVARRENRRLALLMLDLDQFKDVNDSFGHLAGDELLQHVSKRLTGRMRGVDTVARLGGDEFAVLLDNPAHQEDALRIANDIIALLSDPWHLSNGVEVRIGVSIGISLYPEHGRNADALLQQADASLYRAKSEGRGCARFFTDDMTESARNRLQTESKLRRALKQNELRVYYQPQVDMASGMITGAEALLRWHDPERGMIPPCDFIPVAEETGLISEIGAWVLKETCRQGRTWIDAGLPPLTLSVNLSPHQFRFNDIWSTVGQILSETGFPAQRLELELTESALMAREGEVTERLERLREQGVRLAIDDFGTGYSSLAYLKLFPIDVLKVDKRFIDDIPHNEDDKAITAAIVAMAHTLGFEVTAEGVETPEQLAFLRTQGCDRYQGYLVSPAVPAEDFAALVSGKPQRNSRAG